ATCATGGTGTTCCGGCCGCGGGGGCTGATCCCGTCCCGGGTGGGAGAACCGAGACGGCGCAAACGGCGTGCGTCGGCGACATCCGAGGGAGGTGCGTCGTGAGCGAGGTGCTGCTCGACGTGCGGGACATGGCGGTCTCGTTCGGCGGCGTGCGCGCCGTCGACGGGCTGAGCTTCCAGGTGCACGAGGGCGAAGTGCTGTCGGTGATCGGCCCGAACGGGGCCGGCAAGACGAGCGCGTTCAACTGCATCACCGGGTTCTACAAGCCGTCCGGGGGAACGGTGACGTTCGCCGGCGCCGAGATCACCGGGAAACGGCCCGCGGTGATCGCGGCGGCCGGCATCGCCCGGACCTTCCAGAACCTGCGGCTGTTCGGCGACCTGACAGTGCTGGACAATGTGCGGGCCGGGATGCATGTCCGGCTGCGGCAGAACGTTTTCGACGCGATGCTGCACACTCCGCGGTACTGGCGGGCGGAGGACCAGGCCACCGGCGAAGCCAACAAATGGCTCGATTTCGTCGACATGGAATACGACCGGACCGCGCAGGTGCGGAATCTGCCCTACGGCGAGCAGCGGCGGGTGGAGATCGCCCGGGCGCTGGCCCGCGAACCCAAGATGCTGCTGCTGGACGAGCCGGCCGCCGGGCTGAACCACGGCGAGAAGGCGCGGCTGCTGGACCTGCTGCGCCGGATCGCCGGTCTGGGCATCGCGGTGGTGCTGATCGAGCACGACATGGGCCTGGTGATGAAAGTGTCCGAGCGGATCGTGGTCCTGAGCTACGGCAAGGAGATCGCCGACGGCGCCCCGGCGGAGATCCGGGCCGATCCGGCGGTGATCGAGGCGTACCTCGGCGCCGAGGACGAGGACGCGCACGCCGAGGCGGAACGGATCGCCGCCACCCCGACGACGGAGGTACAGCCGTGAGCGCGGTGCTGGAAGTGCGCGGCCTGGAGGTCGCGTACGGCAAGGTGGAAGCGCTCACCGGGCTCGACTTGACGGTGGGGGAGAACGAGATCGTCGCGCTTCTCGGCAACAACGGCGCGGGCAAATCGACTACTGTCTCGGCGGTGTCCGGCGTGGTGCGGGCCCGAGCGGGCTCGATCACCGCGTACGGCGAGGACATCACCACCGCCAAGCCGTGGACGATCGTGGAACGCGGGATCGTCCAGGTGCCGGAAGGGCGGCGGATCTTCTCCCGGCTGACCGTGCACGAGAACCTCCAGCTCGGCGGCTACGCGGTGCGGGACAATTCGGTGATCGGCAAGCGGATCGACGAGGTCTACGACCTGTTCCCGCGGATGGCCGAACGCCGCGACCAGCAGGGCGGCACGCTGTCCGGCGGCGAACAGCAGATGCTCGCGATCGGCCGGGCGATGGTCGCCGGGCCGCGGCTGATCATGCTGGACGAACCGTCGATGGGGCTGGCCCCGCTGGTGGTGGCCCAGGTGATGGCGGCGGTCGTCGCGATCAACGAGGCCGGCACCTCGGTGCTGCTGATCGAGCAGAACGCACGGGCTGCGCTCAAGGTGGCGCACCGCGGGTACGTCATCGATGCCGGCCGGGTGACGGTGTCCGGGCCGGCCGCGCAGCTGAGCTCGGACCCGCAGGTCGTCGAGGCTTACCTCGGAGCGTGACCTCCGCAGGAGAACGAGGAGCAGGATGGACCCCATCGAGACGATTGACTGGCACACCGGCGGCGAGCCGTTCCGGATCGTGCCGACCGGTCCGCCCGCGGTGACCGGCGACGGGCTGACCGTCGCCGAACGGCGGGTGGTCGCGATCGGCGACGAGCAGGTGCAGTGGACCCGTGCGGTGTTGTGCAGCGAGCCGCGCGGGCACGCGGACATGTACGGCGGATTCCTGGTGCCGCCGGACGACGCCGGTGCGCACCTCGGGGTGCTGTTCTGGCACAAGGACGGGTTTTCCACCGCCTGCGGGCACGGCACGATCGCGCTGGGCGCGTGGGCGGTGGAGTCCGGACTGGTCGAAGCGCCGGAGGACGGGACGACGGACGTGGTGGTCGACGTCCCGTCCGGCCGGGTCTCGGCGCGGGTTCGCACAGCCGGCGGCGTCGTGCAGGACGTGACGTTCACGAACGTGGCCAGCTATGTGCACGCGCGGGGCGTGAAGGTGGAGACGTCGCGCGGGCCGGTGAGCGTGGACATCGCCTTCGGGGGCGCGATGTACGCGGTGCTGCCGGTGGCGTCGGTGGGCCTGCGGGTGCGGCCGCGGGACGTCACCGAGCTGATCGCGATCGGCCGCGAGATCCGCGACGCGCTCAACGCGGCGGACGCGGCGGTGCATCCGGACGACGAGCGGCTGTCCGGGATCTACGGGACCATCCTGACCGAGGAGGTCGAACCGCCGCGGACGCGCGCGGACGGGACCCGGCGGCTGAACCAGCGGAACATCACGGTGTTCTCCGACGGCGAGGTGGACCGGTCGCCGTGTGGTTCGGGGACTTCGGCGCGGGTCGCGTTGCTGGCCGGCACCGGCGAGCTGCGGCCCGGCGACGACCTGCGGCACGAGTCGGTGGTCGGGTCGGAATTTCGCGCGTGGATCGCGGAGCGGACCACGGTGCACGGGAAACCGGCGGTGGTGCCCGCGATGACCGGGACTGCCTACCAGGTGGGCACGTGCCGGTTCACCGTCGATCCGCGAGACCCGCTGGTTCCCGGGTTCGTGCTGCGATGACCGGCGAGGTGGGCCTGCCCGCGGTGCGGGGCCGGCAGTCGTTGCGCGAGCAGGTGCGGGAGTCGTTGCGGTCGTTGCTGATCGCCGGGCAGCTCTCGGCCGGCGAGGTCTACTCGGCGCCCGCGCTGGCCGCCGAGTTCGGCGTGTCGGCGACGCCGGTGCGGGAAGCGATGCTCGACCTGGTCCGCGAAGGGCTGGTCGAGACGGTGCGGAACAAGGGGTTCCGGGTCACCGAGGTCAGCGACGCGGAGCTGGACGCGATGACCGAGATCCGCGCGCTGATCGAGATCCCGACGATGGCGGCGGTCGCCCGGGCGTGCAGCGGCCAAGTCGCGGCGGGCGTGGCGGCGCTGCGCCCGCTCGCCGAGGAGATGGTGGAGGCGGCGGCCGCCGGCGACCTCGGCCGGTACATCACCCTGGACACGAACTACCACCTGGCGTTTCTGGCCCTGCACGGCAATTCGGCGCTGGTCGAGGTGGTGCGGAGCCTGCGGGCGCGAGCCCGGCTGTACGGGCTGCGTGCGCTGGCCGACGAGGGCACGTTGCCGCAGAACGCCGCCGAGCACCTGGACATCCTGCAGGCCGCGGTCGATCGCGACGGCGAGGAGATGACCCGGATCATGAGTGTCCATATCGGACACGTGCGGCGGCTGTGGGCGGCTCGGCCGTGACCGGGCTGGCGCTCAGCGCCGAGGAACAGGGGATGCTGGACGGGGCGGACGGGCCCGCGGTCGCGCTGGCGATGCGGGTGGTCGTCGCGCTGGCTCGGGCGCGCGGCGCGGAGCGGCTGGTCGAGGTCGTCCACGCGCACATCGACTCCTGCCTCTATCACGGGCCGGTCGGGCTGGACTTCGTACACCGGCTGCGGGAGCTGGGCGGGCGGGTGCGGGTGCCGACCACGCTCAATGTCGGCGCCGTCGACCTGGTGCATCCGGAGCTGGTCGAGCACGCGGCGGCGCGGGAGTTGATGGTCGCGTACGCCGACCTCGGGGCGGCGCCGACTTACACCTGCGCGCCGTATCAGCGGGAGGCTCGGCCCGGGTTCGGCCAGCACATCGCCTGGGCGGAGTCCAACGCGATCGCGTTCGCCAACACCGTGCTGGGCGCGCGCACTGACCGATACGGCGACTTCCTCGACATCAGCGCCGCGCTGACCGGGCGGGCGCCCTACGCCGGTCTGCACCTGTCTTCGGAGCGAGCGGCGCGACTGGTCCTGGACTGCTCGGCGCTGTCGGACGTCGACGAGCTGACCGCGGCGGGGCTCGGTGCGTTGCTGGGCCGGGTGGCCGGTACCGAGGTCGCTGCCATCGTCGGGTTGCCCGGCGACATGCCGGAGGACCGGCTCAAGGCGTTGTGCGCGACGGCCGCCTCGACCGGGTCGGTGGCGCTCGTGCACGTCGTGGGGCGCACTCCGGAGGCTCCGACGCTGGACGACGCGTTGCAGGGCGGCACTCCGGAACGCGTGGTCACCGTGACCCGAGCGGACCTCGAGCGGGAGCTGGACCGGCTGTCCACGGCGTCGGCCGGGCCGGTGGACGCGGTCTGCGTCGGCACTCCACACGCCAGCTTGGCCGAACTGGGGGAGCTCGCGCGTCTCACGGCGGAAGGCCCTGGGGTGCGGGACGGCGTGCGCGCGGTGGTCAACACGTCTCGGGGGACGTGGGCATTGGCTCGGGAATCGGGGGTGCTGGACGTGTTGTCTTCGGCGGGATGGACAGTGCTGACCGACACGTGCTCGTATCTGGCACCGGTGCTGCCTCCGGACACGCGCGTGGTGGCCACCAACTCCGGCAAGTGGGCGGCGTACGCGCCGGCGAATCTCGGGGTGGATGTGGTGCTGACCTCCACCGAGGGCTGCGTTCGGGCGGCTCGGACGGGAGTGGTCGGACATGGGTGAGCGGGCGGCGGCGGTCGGCCAGGTGTCCGGTGCGGCCGAAGGCGAAGTCGTGCGCCTGCGCGAACCGGTGTCTTTTTGGGGCGGCGTGGACGAGAACGGGGCGGTGAGCGACGTCCGGCACCCGGATCGGGGTACCAGCCTGGCCGGTCGAGTGCTCGCGATGGAGTCCGGGCGCGGATCTTCTTCGTCTTCTTCGGTGCTCGCGGAGCTGATTCATGCCGGTGCCGGCCCGGCGGCGGTAGTGACTTCGGCGGCGGATCCGATTCTGGTGCTGGGAGCGGTGGTTCCTGCGCTGCTTTACGGCGAGCGGGTGCCGGTCGTCGTGGTTTCCCGGGAGACGTTGGGCAGGTTGCGCACCGGGGACCGGGTTCGGGTGGTCGCCCGGGAACGGGAGGGCTGGGTGGAATTCTTGTGACGCCCAGTGTCTCGTTCGTCTGGACGGGCGCTGACCCAGGGCCGTGAAGGGCCCCTTGAGGGAATCTGGGTCCGGTAAGGGGCCCTTCACGGCAGTTCCGCCGTAAAGCGGACAGCATCACGTGACGGCTAGGCGAGCGGCGAGGGGCGGGATTGTGCTCTGGCGAACGCGTTCCGCAGGATTTGCTGGATGACCGGGTCGGTCCGGATCGCGCCGTTGAAGGTCAGCGACGACGCGCTGAACACGAAGCCGCCGGTGGGAAGTTCTTTGCAGGTCATGGCTGCGCCGCCGTTGGGGGCGGGGTTGGTGCCCCGGGCGATGACCTCGGCGGGCGAGGCTTCTCCGTCCAGGCCCTGCAGCGTGTCGAATTCCCAAGCGCTCGCCGCGCCGTTCTTGCCTTGGGCGCCGAATTTGTCGCCTGCCGACAACCCGGTTCCGGCCAGGAACGGGTGGTCGTTCTGCACCTGGTAGGGCGCGAACGTCATCCAGCCGTTGCCGTCGTAGCTCACGCCCATCACCTGCGCTTCCGGCAGGTCGTAGTGGTCCAGGTAGATGTCTCGGCTGCCGTCCGCGGCGCGGAAGACCAGCGCGGTTCCGTCCGGGGTGAACTCGGCTCGTTCGTAGATCTGGTTGCCGCCGGTGCCGAAGATGCTGCCGCCCGCGGACAGGTAGTCGACCAGCTTCGTGCGCATGGTCATCGAGAAGTACTCGGGGTGTCCGCCCAGGACCACGGCGCTGTATGAGTCGAGCCAGCCTCCGGTGTGCAGGTCCTTGTCGGTGTAGCAGTCGAAGGCGATGTTCTCGCTGCTGAGCCAGCGCAGCAGTTCCAGATCGCTGTAGAGCTCCAGGTCGTACTGGCCCTTCGGGGCGATGAGCCAGTTGTAGCTCGGCCGCAGGAAGGTGATGGTGCGCTGGACGCCGGCCTGTCCTTCCGAGTACTGGTCGTGGCCGCCCCAGCCGTTGTAGGCGTGGTAGGTGTTCGTCGGCAGCACCACGGCGATCTTGTGCGCGGGAGCGGCCGGACGGACGACGAACGGAATGTGCTGCACGCGGTTGTAGCGCCCGGTGAAGCGGGCGGCGTAGACCCCGGACGGCCAGCTGGCGGGGATGGTGGCGGCGTAGCTTTCCGCCCAGCCGCAACCTGAGGAGCGGTAGCTCGACGAGGCGAGCAGCTGCAGGCCGCCGGTCACGGTGGTGGTTCCGCCGACCGGCGTAGGGGTGTCGCCGCCGGGGGCGACTTGGACGAGCTGGGCGGTGACGGAGGAGAAAGCGGTCGACAAGGCGATGGAGACGCGGCCGCCCGCGGGCACGCTTTGCTGCTGCGGGTAGCCCTGCAAGCCGGCGCTTCGTTCGACCGTGAAACCCTGGCCGACGAGCTGACCGGTGGCGTAGTTGATCCACTGCGCTCCTCCGTCGGAATCGACGGTCTGGAAGTTCGTCATGCGCAGTTCGACGAGATCGCCGTCGTCGCCGGGGACGGTGGAATGGTCGATGCGGATCAGGTAGATCGCGCCGTTGCCGACGCCGGCGAACAGGTCCCGGCGGAACAGTTCGAACCAGTCGTTGTCGCCGATGGTGATGGCCGTGCCGTAGTTCGCCCAGCCGATGCCGTCCCGGTAGCGGTACCAGGTCAGCGAACCGGTGCCGCTCACCGCGTAGATGACGTTTCCGGTGTCGGAGAAGAGATATCGGGCGACATTGAAGCCGTTGCCGAGCGCCTGCGGCGTCTCGAACGTGCCGTTGATCCGGCGGGAGCGGTAAAGCAGGCCGTTGGCGTCGACGCACCAGATGACCCCGCCCGGACCGCCGAAGATCCGCGGGAAGGCGTTGAATCCGGTGCCCACGACGACCCCGGTGCCGTTGTTGGCCCAGTAGCCCGCCCCAGTGTCCATATTGGACACGATGCGCTGGTAGTACAGCACGGTCCCGTCCCCGCGCACGCCGTACAGCACACCGTTCGTGTCGCCGAGCACGGTGACGAAGTCCTGCCACCCGGACCCGATCTGCACCCCGGTTCCCCAGTTCGCCCACTGGTAGGCGGCGGTGGACCAGCCGGTGTGCCGGTACCAGTAGAGAGCGCCGTCCGCTTGGACGGCATAAATGATCCCGTCGCCTCCGCCGACCAGCCGGCTCCACCGCTGATGTGGGTCGAAAGCTGCGGTGGCGGCCGTTGCCGCGGGCGCGTAGCCCTCGGGCACCTCGGTCTCGGTGATCGGCAGTTCTTCGCGTCCGGTGAGAATTCCCATGATCTCCCCTGCGTCGGGTGCGGGTTGCCGCGTACAGCGCCAACCGGATGACGCTCGACGGGTGCCCGGCCGTTTACCCGGCACAGCGAAAATCGCCCGAACAGACCAATTGGCGGCACGAGTTGATCATTGGTCGCTCCGAGGACGCTTTGCTGATCAATTTCGAGAAAGCGATCAAGGCCGCGCAGTGCTCGGATTGTAGTGAATACTAACCTGGATTCCAGTGAATACGGTGAGGGGTTGACTGACCCGGAGCGGGGGGCTGCTGGATTTCGCTCCCACTGGGAATCCTTGCGCTTGGCGAGACCGAGCGCTGCTCCGCCGGCAACCGCATCCGCAGAGCAGGCTCCCGTTGCCCGCCGGCCGGCCCGATCAGCAGGGAAGAGCCGGTCCGAGCCTGCGCGCACTTCCGACCGCTTGGTGCCGCTTCTTCACTCCTGCCCCGCCGGACCTTAGAGTCCGGGGCATGGACGCCGTTTACATCAAGGATCTCGAAGGCCCGTCGACCGTCGCCGTCGCCGAGGCCGAACCGCCTGTCCGCTCCGCCGACCAGGTGCTGATCGACGTGCGCGCGGCGGGGGTGTCGTTCCCGGACGTCCTGCAGACGCGCGGGCTCTACCAGGTCAAGCCGGAACTTCCGTTCGTCCCCGGGGCCGAGGTCGCCGGCATCGTCGCGGAAGCGCCGGCCGGCGCGCACGTGCGCGCCGGCGACCGGGTGGCCGCGCTGCCGTTCCTGGGCGGATTCGCCGAGCAGGCGGTCTGCGCTGCGGACGCGGTGTTCCCGATCCCGGATTCGCTGACCTTCGAGCAGGCCGCCGCGATCCCGTTCAACTACCTGACCGCGCACTTCGCGTTGTGCCGCCGCGGCCGCCTCGCCGAAGGCGAGACGGTGCTCGTGCACGGTGCGGCGGGCGGCGTCGGCACGGCGGTCATCCAGGTCGCCAAGGCGTTCGGCGCGGGCAGGGTGATCGGTGTCGTGTCGACCCCGGAGAAAGGTGCGGTGGCAGTCGAGGCGGGCGCGGACGAATACGTCCTCGCGGACGGGTTCAAGGACGCGGTGAAAGCGGCGACGGGCGGCCGGGGCGTCGACGTGATCGCTGACGTGGTCGGCGGGGACCGCTTCACGGACTCGTTGCGCTGCCTCGCCCCGGACGGCCGGATTCTGGTCATCGGGTTCACTGCCGGGTCGATTCCGGAGGTGAAGGTGAACCGGTTGCTGCTGAACAACCTGGACGTCGTCGGCGTCGGCTGGGGCGCGTACGCGATGGGCCGCCCAGGCTACCTGCTGGGCCAGTGGGAAGAACTTCTGCCGAAGCTCGCCGAGGGCGCGATCGTGCCCCCGGTGAGCGGCAGCTACCCGCTCGCGGACGTGCGGGACGCACTGTCGGCGATCGACAACCGGACCGCGGTGGGCAAGCTCGTCCTGCGGGTGGGGGAGTAGCCGCCTGAGGTCTGCTGGTCCGTGAAGGGCCCCTTGCGGGACTTCCATTCCCTCAAGGGGCCCTTCACGGACTTCTAGTCCCGGATGGGGTCCTTCACGGACTGCCGTGGGGCGCGGAGCTGCCGGGAAAGCGTGCCAGGCGCACCCTCACCGCCAGTCCACTTTGAACACCCAAGCGTGCTTCCCGGCCGCCCGGGCGGCCGCGGGCACGTCGATCACCAGCCGTCCGTTGTTCTGCGTCCAGTGCAGCATCCCGCCGTAGCCGAGCATCGACACCTGATCGCCCGGCCGGATCGGCACCGGTGCGTCCACCACCACCTGCGCTCCCGGCGCGACCAGCGACGTGATGTAGAACGCCGAATTCGGCTGCATCGTGAACCGCAGGTCGCCGAGCTGGGCCATGCGCGACCAGTACGTCGAACCGTAGATCGCTTCGCCGTTGGTCCGCAGCCACTCCCCGGTTTCGCGCAGCCGCTGCTGCATCACCGCAGGGATGGTGCCGTCGAAGTCGGGGCCGATGTCCAGCAGGAAGTTGCCGTTCTTCGACACCACGTCGACCAGGGTGTGCACGACGTCGTCGGTGGTCATGTACCGGTCGTCCGGCGTCGCGCGGTTGTAGCCGTAGGAGAACGGGTCCAGGCCGCGGCTCGACTCCCACTTCGCGACGACCGTGTTCGGGTACGTCGTGTACTCGGGCGTGGTGAAGTCGTGGTCCGGGATGCCGCCGCGGTCGTTGTAGGTGACGTCCTTGGCCCGGCGGCGGTTCTTGGCCCGGTTGAAGTACTCGGTGAGCACGTCCCGGCTGTCGTTGACGCCGCCGATGTCGAACCAGAGCACGTCCGGGTCGAAGCCGGAGACCAGCTCCAGCACCTGCGGCGCCTGGAGGTCCTTCACGAAATCGCGGCCGGCGGTGTAGCCGGTGTAGGGCACCGGCGCGCCGGTGTACGGGTTGACCGGCGCGTGGCCCATCCACGGGTTGTCCGGGTTGTACCACTCGGGCAGCGAGAAGTACAAACCGTTGCGCAGACCCGGGGTATAGCGCCGCGATGCGGCGAAGAGGTCCGCGACGAGGTCCCGCTTCGGCCCGAGCTTCTTCGCGTTGCGGCCGCTGACTTTGGTGTCCCACAACGCGAAACCGTCGTGATGCTTGGACGTGAGCACGTAGTACTTCGCGCCCGCGTCCTCGATCAGGCGCACCCACGAACGCGGGTCGAAGTTCGCGGCGGTGAACTTCGGGATGAAGTCGTCGTAGACGAAAGATTCGCCGTAGGTCTTGGCGTGGTAGGCATAAGTGGCGCCGTGCGGGTCCTGCTGGTTGTTCCAGTACCACTCGGCGTACTGCTGCCCGACCGGTGCCCACGCGGGCACCGAGTACACGCCCCAGTGGATGAAGATGCCGAATTTGGCGTCGTTGAACCAATACGGCGCCCGGTGGGTGGACAGGGACGCGTCGGTCGGCCGGAAGTCCGGGATGCCCAGCGGCACCGGCAGCGACCGGGTAGCGATCGTCGACCGGTCGGCGAGCACCCGGATCTGGCCGGTCGCGGGCGTTCCCGCGGGCACACCGCGATCGGGCGTGAGGCCGAGCCGCACGACGGCCTGCTCGCCCGGGGCCAGCCGGGTGATCGGCGCGGGCGTGCGCACGCGGCCGCCGGGGACTTCCAGCGTGACGGTGATCCGGTCGCGCGCTTCGAGCCAGACCGTGCCGGTGTTGACGATCGTCGCCTCCACCGCCTGCGGGCCGCCGTCCTGCACCAGGTTCGCGGTGGCCCGGCTGTCCAGGACGGTCGCCGAACGGCCCTGCGCGACCGGCTGCAGCGTCAACGCGAACACGTGCAGGCTGGACACGCCCGGCGCGGGCTGGGCGGTCTTCGGCAAGGTCACCGCGACCGCTTCCCGCGCCGGATCGGCCCACAGCTGCGAGGTCCCGATCGAAACCGGGTTCTGGTCGACCGCGCCGCCCGGCCCGTAGCGGAACGTCGAGCTGATCGCGCCGCCGGAGCCCCACCAGTCCGCTCCGGCCAGCGTCGCTGTGCTGGTGCTGCCGTCGGCGTAGTGGACGGTCGCGTCGCCGCCGGTGCCGCCGTAGCTGCACGAGGTGAGGAAGGCGATGTTGTAGTACTGGCCTTTAGGCAGGTCTATCCGCTGGCCGAGGGCGATGACGTTGTTCTTCGCCCCAGCGGCCGCCGAACCCAGCAGGAACGGGATTCCGCCCGCGGTCACCGTGGTACCGGCCGGGATCTGCTCGGCCGGGAACGTGTAGCCGGAGCCGTCGAAGTCGCCGTCGTGCGCGCTCGCGCTGTCGATGGCGTCGTTGTCGAACCACGCGTCGAGCGACACCGGCACCGGCGGAGGCGGCGGCACGACTGGCGTGCCCGCCCCGCCGGAGACCACCGGCTGCACGGCCGGCCCGCCCGCCGCCGAAGCGGTGCCGGGCAGTCCGAGCAGCACCGCGCCGCCGAGCGCCATGCCGAGCGCGTGCCGACGAGGATAAGTCGTCATGGAGCCTCCACAGTGAAGTCCAATGGTCAGATGCCTGACCGGTATTGGCCTCGCAGAAGGAGGCCAGGTGGGGAAATCCGGGGAAGACATCTGATGAATCATCGTCGAGGTGTGCTGGGGTGGTGTCAAGGCGACTGCTCCGGGCGGACGCGCGGTGTCCCGCTCAGCGGGTCAGCACGGCTACTGGTCCGTGAAGGACCCCTTGCGGGAATCTGATTCCCTCAAGGGGCCCTTCACGGACCGTCGATCGGCCAGGATCTCTCCCGCCGCGTCCCGGGTAGGGTGGAATTCGTGAGCGGAGCCGGGCCGGTCGACGGGCATTACGCCATTCTCGTCGTCGACATCAAGGAATTCAGCCGGTTTCCGACCCGGCCCGCGCAGATCGAGGCGCGGGAAGGCGTTTACCGGGCGCTCGAAACGGCGTTCGAGCGGTCCGGCGTTCCCTGGCGGCAATGCCCGCGCGAGGACCGCGGCGACGGCGTGCTGATGCTGATTCCCGGCCAGTTCTCCAAGAATCCGCTCGCCGCGCTGCTGCCGGACGAGCTGGCGCGCGCGCTCGGCGAGCGCAACGGCGGGCTGCCCGAACGGGATTGGATCCAGTTGCGTGTCGCATTGCACGCGGGCGAGGTCGCCGCGGACAGCCACGGCTACACCGGTACTGCCATCAATCTGGCGTTCCGGCTGGTCAACTCGGCACCGCTGCGCGGGGCGCTGGACAAGTCGTCCGGGGCGGTCGCGCTCGCGGTGTCGACCTGGTTCTACGAGGAGGTCGTGCAGCACGCCGCCGCGGCCCGGCCGAAGTCCTACCGGCGGGTGCGGGTGGAGAACAAAGAAACTCGCATCGACGCATGGATCAGCCGGCCGGACGATTCCTATCCGGACCGGCTCGCCGATTCCGACCCGATTCCGGACCGCAATTTCCAGGAACGCTACGTCGATTTCGTCCGCGAGGACAACTCGGGATTCGAACTGTTCAAGGTCGCC
This sequence is a window from Amycolatopsis benzoatilytica AK 16/65. Protein-coding genes within it:
- a CDS encoding ABC transporter ATP-binding protein, whose product is MSEVLLDVRDMAVSFGGVRAVDGLSFQVHEGEVLSVIGPNGAGKTSAFNCITGFYKPSGGTVTFAGAEITGKRPAVIAAAGIARTFQNLRLFGDLTVLDNVRAGMHVRLRQNVFDAMLHTPRYWRAEDQATGEANKWLDFVDMEYDRTAQVRNLPYGEQRRVEIARALAREPKMLLLDEPAAGLNHGEKARLLDLLRRIAGLGIAVVLIEHDMGLVMKVSERIVVLSYGKEIADGAPAEIRADPAVIEAYLGAEDEDAHAEAERIAATPTTEVQP
- a CDS encoding ABC transporter ATP-binding protein, which encodes MSAVLEVRGLEVAYGKVEALTGLDLTVGENEIVALLGNNGAGKSTTVSAVSGVVRARAGSITAYGEDITTAKPWTIVERGIVQVPEGRRIFSRLTVHENLQLGGYAVRDNSVIGKRIDEVYDLFPRMAERRDQQGGTLSGGEQQMLAIGRAMVAGPRLIMLDEPSMGLAPLVVAQVMAAVVAINEAGTSVLLIEQNARAALKVAHRGYVIDAGRVTVSGPAAQLSSDPQVVEAYLGA
- a CDS encoding proline racemase family protein, with amino-acid sequence MDPIETIDWHTGGEPFRIVPTGPPAVTGDGLTVAERRVVAIGDEQVQWTRAVLCSEPRGHADMYGGFLVPPDDAGAHLGVLFWHKDGFSTACGHGTIALGAWAVESGLVEAPEDGTTDVVVDVPSGRVSARVRTAGGVVQDVTFTNVASYVHARGVKVETSRGPVSVDIAFGGAMYAVLPVASVGLRVRPRDVTELIAIGREIRDALNAADAAVHPDDERLSGIYGTILTEEVEPPRTRADGTRRLNQRNITVFSDGEVDRSPCGSGTSARVALLAGTGELRPGDDLRHESVVGSEFRAWIAERTTVHGKPAVVPAMTGTAYQVGTCRFTVDPRDPLVPGFVLR
- a CDS encoding GntR family transcriptional regulator, giving the protein MTGEVGLPAVRGRQSLREQVRESLRSLLIAGQLSAGEVYSAPALAAEFGVSATPVREAMLDLVREGLVETVRNKGFRVTEVSDAELDAMTEIRALIEIPTMAAVARACSGQVAAGVAALRPLAEEMVEAAAAGDLGRYITLDTNYHLAFLALHGNSALVEVVRSLRARARLYGLRALADEGTLPQNAAEHLDILQAAVDRDGEEMTRIMSVHIGHVRRLWAARP
- a CDS encoding aconitase X — its product is MGGSAVTGLALSAEEQGMLDGADGPAVALAMRVVVALARARGAERLVEVVHAHIDSCLYHGPVGLDFVHRLRELGGRVRVPTTLNVGAVDLVHPELVEHAAARELMVAYADLGAAPTYTCAPYQREARPGFGQHIAWAESNAIAFANTVLGARTDRYGDFLDISAALTGRAPYAGLHLSSERAARLVLDCSALSDVDELTAAGLGALLGRVAGTEVAAIVGLPGDMPEDRLKALCATAASTGSVALVHVVGRTPEAPTLDDALQGGTPERVVTVTRADLERELDRLSTASAGPVDAVCVGTPHASLAELGELARLTAEGPGVRDGVRAVVNTSRGTWALARESGVLDVLSSAGWTVLTDTCSYLAPVLPPDTRVVATNSGKWAAYAPANLGVDVVLTSTEGCVRAARTGVVGHG
- a CDS encoding aconitase X swivel domain-containing protein — its product is MGERAAAVGQVSGAAEGEVVRLREPVSFWGGVDENGAVSDVRHPDRGTSLAGRVLAMESGRGSSSSSSVLAELIHAGAGPAAVVTSAADPILVLGAVVPALLYGERVPVVVVSRETLGRLRTGDRVRVVAREREGWVEFL
- a CDS encoding N,N-dimethylformamidase beta subunit family domain-containing protein; this encodes MGILTGREELPITETEVPEGYAPAATAATAAFDPHQRWSRLVGGGDGIIYAVQADGALYWYRHTGWSTAAYQWANWGTGVQIGSGWQDFVTVLGDTNGVLYGVRGDGTVLYYQRIVSNMDTGAGYWANNGTGVVVGTGFNAFPRIFGGPGGVIWCVDANGLLYRSRRINGTFETPQALGNGFNVARYLFSDTGNVIYAVSGTGSLTWYRYRDGIGWANYGTAITIGDNDWFELFRRDLFAGVGNGAIYLIRIDHSTVPGDDGDLVELRMTNFQTVDSDGGAQWINYATGQLVGQGFTVERSAGLQGYPQQQSVPAGGRVSIALSTAFSSVTAQLVQVAPGGDTPTPVGGTTTVTGGLQLLASSSYRSSGCGWAESYAATIPASWPSGVYAARFTGRYNRVQHIPFVVRPAAPAHKIAVVLPTNTYHAYNGWGGHDQYSEGQAGVQRTITFLRPSYNWLIAPKGQYDLELYSDLELLRWLSSENIAFDCYTDKDLHTGGWLDSYSAVVLGGHPEYFSMTMRTKLVDYLSAGGSIFGTGGNQIYERAEFTPDGTALVFRAADGSRDIYLDHYDLPEAQVMGVSYDGNGWMTFAPYQVQNDHPFLAGTGLSAGDKFGAQGKNGAASAWEFDTLQGLDGEASPAEVIARGTNPAPNGGAAMTCKELPTGGFVFSASSLTFNGAIRTDPVIQQILRNAFARAQSRPSPLA
- a CDS encoding NADPH:quinone oxidoreductase family protein, which codes for MDAVYIKDLEGPSTVAVAEAEPPVRSADQVLIDVRAAGVSFPDVLQTRGLYQVKPELPFVPGAEVAGIVAEAPAGAHVRAGDRVAALPFLGGFAEQAVCAADAVFPIPDSLTFEQAAAIPFNYLTAHFALCRRGRLAEGETVLVHGAAGGVGTAVIQVAKAFGAGRVIGVVSTPEKGAVAVEAGADEYVLADGFKDAVKAATGGRGVDVIADVVGGDRFTDSLRCLAPDGRILVIGFTAGSIPEVKVNRLLLNNLDVVGVGWGAYAMGRPGYLLGQWEELLPKLAEGAIVPPVSGSYPLADVRDALSAIDNRTAVGKLVLRVGE